The genomic window CTCCAGCACCCGAACGTTGGTGAGCGGGTCGCCATCCACCGCGATGATATCAGCCGACTTGCCGGGCTCCAGCGTGCCGATTTCGCTCTCTAGCCCCAGCAACTTCGCCGCCGAGGTGGTGGCGCTGGCCAGGGCCTCGCGCGGGGTAAGCCCGCCGTATTGCACCATCAGGCCGAACTCCTCGCCGTTGCGGCCGTGCTCATAGACGGCGGAATCGGTGCCGAAGGCAATGGGAACGCCCTCGTGCTTGGCCGCCGCGATCTGCTTGCCGCGCACCTTCAGCGTCTGGCGGATCTTCTCTTCCACCTGCGGGGTGTAGACGCCCTTGCCCAGCCGCTCGGAAATGCCGGTGAAGGCCATCAGCGTCGGCACCATGTAGGTGCCCTTCTCCTTCATCACCTTGAGGCCGGCGTCATCGACGAAGGTGCCATGCTCGATGGAATCGACACCCGCCCGCGCGGCGGTCTCGATGCCCTTGGCGCCATGGGCATGGGCCGCGACCTTGAGGCCGAGGCTGTGGGCCGTGTCCATGATGGCCTCAAGCTCCTCATTGGTGAAGTGCTGGCCAAGGCCGCGCGCCTGCTGCGAGAGCACGCCGCCCGTCGCGGTGATCTTGATGACATCCGCCCCGGCGCGGGAAGCCTCGCGCACGCGGGCCGCGCACTGCACCGCGCCGGTGCAGGTGTTGCCGGCCGACAGGGCCTCCACCACCTCGCGGCGGAACCCGCTCACGTCACCATGGCCGCCGATGATGGAAATAGCCGGGCCGGAGGAGAGAATGCGCGGGCCGACGATCACCCCGTCGCGCACGGCGTCGCGCAGGGCGAAGCCCACGTTCTTGCCCGAGCCCAGGTCCCGCACGGTGGTGAACCCGGCGCGCACGGTGACGAGCGCGTTCTTGGTGCCGACGGCCGTGGCGTATTCATCGCTGTTCACGGCCTCCTTCCACCACGGCGTGCCCGGATCGCCCGAAAGGTGCACGTGCGCGTCGATCAGGCCCGGCAGCACGGTCTTGGACGACAGGTCGATTTCCTTCACCGGCTCGTCCGGCTTCAAATCGGGCACCAGCGCCCGCACATCCGGATTGCCGCTCGCGACCTTGACGATGCGTCCATCGCGCACGGCGATGGTGGACGGCCCCAGCGCGGGCTTGTTCGCATCGACGATCACCCGCCCGGCGCGCACCAGCGTGACCTCCGCCTGCGCGACCTGCGGCAACAAAGCCGCCGTTGCAACCAGCGCGGTTGCAAAGAGAGGAAGCTTCCCCATGTTCGTTCTTTCCCCCGAAAGATATGAATTAAGCGAGGCTGCACCCTCCCGCGCCGCGACGCAAGAGGCAGGCGAAGTACAACTGCCACTGGCTTGTTTTCTTTTTGCAGGATGGGCCCCGTGCGCGAAGGCGAGGCCCTGGCATCCGCCGCCTTACAGCCGGTCCGGCAGGAACTGCGATTTGCGGCTGATGGTCTTGCCGGAGACCATGAACTGGCCATCGCCCATGTAGTGCAGGGTCTCGGGCATCTTGGGGGAGGGGGGCGACGTGGGCCTTCACCACCTCGAAGATGAAGAAGTTGTAGCGATCAACCATGGCGTCGTCGTGCAGGCGGCACTCGAAGCTGGCGTGGCATTCGCGGATGAGCGGGGCGTCCACCTCTTCCGCCTCCTCGGGCGTGAGGCTGAACGCGGCGAACTTGTCGGTGCTGGAGCCCGAGCAGTTGCCGATGCCGACCACCGTGTCGGTGAGCGCGGTCGTCGGCAGGTTGATGACGCACTGCCGGCTGTTGCGGATCATCTGGAAGCTGTGGTTGCCGCTGGAGATCATGCAGCCCACCAGCGAGGGGGTGAACTCCAGCACCGTGTGCCAGCCCATGGTCATGATGTTGTCCCGCCCCTGCCAGCGGGAGGAGACCAGCACGATCGGCCCCGGCTCCAGATACCGGCGCACCTCGCTCACGGGAAACGGCTGCTTCGCCTTCGTCATGGCCCACCCTCGCCTGAGACGGAACAAGCGGGGTAACGCCCGAGCAGGCGGCGGTTTTCCGGCATGGAGACAACAAAAAAGCCACCCCAATGGGTGGCTTTTTTGAAAGCGATGGTGCCGATGGAGGGACTCGAACCCCCGACCCACGCATTACGAATGCGTTGCTCTACCAGCTGAGCTACATCGGCCCGCAGCGGATTTGCGCTCCCTTATCAACCCCGCGCAAGGTTGACAAGCGGCAACGCGCATCCGCCGCCAAATACCCGCGCTGTACCGTCAGCCCATCAGCCCGCCAGCGCCGCCGCCTCGATGCGGCTGAGCGCCTGACGGGCCGCAACCAGAGCGCGCATATCGCGCAGCAGCGGCTCCATCTGGCCACGCACCGCCTGCGGCAGGGCTTCGCTGACCGCCAACGCGCCGGACAGGTCACCCTGCGCCAGGCGGCGATCCATGGTGTCCAGCTGAGAAGCAACATCGCCCGGCACCGCCGCCGCAGGCTGGTCCGCCCGGCGCACCTGCACCAGCGATTTCAGGCTCTCGCCAATCCGCTCATACCACGGGCCGGTGCTGGCCGCCGGGGCCGCCCTGGCCAGCAGGGTCGGCTTCTGGCTGGCGAGGCGCTGGCGCAGCTGCCGGAGGGTGGGCGCGCCCTCGGCCACCGCCTGAAGCGCGGTAACGTTGGCATTGTCGCTGCCCAGCGACTGAGAGAGGATGCCAACCGCTCCGCCGATGGGCTGGCCGTTGTCCAGCGCCCGGCGAATCGCCGCCACCAGCACCAGCGTGCGGGCCTGCGTGCCCTGGGCCTGAAGGCTGTCCAGCTGCGCCTTGGTTTCCGCCGTGAACTGGGTCAGGCGGCTGTCCAGCTGGGCGTGGGCATTCTGAAGGGTTTGCGCCTGCGCGCTGGCGGTGGTGACGGTCTGGTCGAGCGTTGCCAGCCGCGCCTCCAGATTGGCGACGCGCTGGGACAGGCTCGCATCGGCGGGAACAGCCGGGGCTGCGCCTTCCGCTGGAAGCGCACCTGGGCGCGCCTCAAGCTGGGCGAGGCGATCGTAAAGCGGTTGCAGGTCGGCCGATGCGCCCGCCGGGCGGGATTCCAGCGCCGCCAACCGCGCCTCAAGCCGGGCCAGCTGCTCGCCGGAGGCGCCGGTCGCGCTCCCTGTCTCCGCCGTGCCGAAGCGGCGCAGCGGCTCAGGCAGGTGCGAGCGCACCTCGGCCTCGAACCACGGATTGGCGAGCAAACCCGCCGCGAAGGCGATGGCGATGCCGGTGATGGCCCACGGCCAGCCGCTGCCGCCACGGCGGGGCTGGTCGCTCATGCTCTGACGGCGGATCGCCTCGGCGCGGGCGGACGTCCAGGCATCCCCGGCGCCGGTGCGGGCAGTCTCTGGGCCGCCCGTGGCGGAAGCCTTGGTGGTGCCGTTGTTTTCGCTCATCTTTCCCCCTCCGGGTCGGGTAAGGCCTGTTTGTGGCACAAAGCCAGGGTAGCCGCCAAGAGGCTGGCCTCGGTGGGCTGTTCGGCAACGGCAACAGCGCGCCACGGTTTCCCCGCCACCCGCGCCGCCACCTGGTCGCTGATGCAGCCCAGGCTCAACGAGGCTGGGTCAGCCCCCTGCACGGCATCATAAAGCTCAACGAACCGCGTCGCCGTGCGGGGCGATAGCAGCAACGCCCAATCGATGCGGTTGGCCGCCAGCGCCGCCTCGGCCTCGGGCGTGAAACGCCCGGCAAGCTGCGCGCGGTAGACAATGCGACGAAGAACCGAAATGCCGTGTTGCGCCAGAACGGGCGCGGGGTCGCGGCTCACCTGCTCGCCGCTCAGCCACAGCACGGTGCGCGCACCGCTGGCGATAAGGCTGGCGAGAATCCCATCCAAGTCCCCCTCCGCATGGGGGCGAACGTCCCCAAAGCCCGCGTCCACACAGGCCGCATGGGTGCCGGGACCGATGGGAAACACGGGCACACGCGCCAGTGCCGCCGCCCGCCCCGCAACAGCGGGCGGAGCCTGACGGCTGGTGAACAGCACCGCGTCGTAAGCAGCCTCCGGCAGGTCCCACGCCACCGGCTCCACGTCGAGCAGCGGGGAGACGATCGCCTCGTGCCCCGCCGCTTCCAGCCGGGCCGCCAGACGTTCCGCATCGACGCGCGGACGGGTGACGAGAACCCGCGCCATGTGCTTATCCGAACAGCGCCTTGATGGCCAGGCCGCCCTGCCCGATCAGCGCCTCGGCAAGGTCGGTCGCCATGGCGGCGGCTTCTTCCGGCCGCCCGCGAGACTGGCCCTCCACATGGTGCGCGCCATCGGGGCTCAGGATCTGCCCGCGCAGCAGCACCGCGCCATCCGCCTCCAGCGTCGCCAGCGCAGCGATGGGCGTGCGGCAGGAGCCGTCCAGCCGGGCGAGGAACGCCCGCTCCGCCGCCACCGCAAGGGCGGTGTCCGCATGGTTGAGCGCGCCGACCGCGTTGCGGGTGAAGTCATCCTCCGTCCGCACGGTGACGCCGATCGCCGCCTGCGCCGGGGCCGGTAGCATCTGCTCGGTGGGAATGGCCGCGCCCACGTGGTCCATATCCAGCCGCCGCAGCCCGGCGGCAGCCAGCAAGGTCGCGTCCGCCTCGCCGCGCGCCAGCTTGTCGAGGCGCGTCTGCACGTTGCCCCGGAACGGCACAATGACGAAATCCGGCCGCAGCAGCTTCATCTGCGCGCCGCGCCTCAAGGACGAGGTGCCGATTCGCGCGCCGTGCGGCAGATCGTCCACGCTTTTCGCGCTGGGGGCGATCAGCCGGTCCCGCACGTCCTCGCGCGGCAGGATGGCGGCGAGGACCATCTCCCCCGGCAGGCGGGTCGGCACGTCCTTCATGGAATGAACGGCAAGATCGATGCGCCCGTCCAGCAACGCTTCGTCCAACTCCTTGGTGAACAAGCCTTTTCCGCCGAATTCCGAGAGAGGCTTGTCCTGAATGCGATCGCCGCTGGTCTTGAAGATGGCGACCTCGATCGCCTCCACCGGCCAGCCGAGATGCTGCGCCACGCCTGCCTGCACCATGTGGGCCTGAGCCAGCGCCAGCGGGCTGCCACGCGTTCCAATCACGAGTTTAGACTTGGGGGTCACCGAACACCTCTGTTAAGCGTGCGCCGGTATATAGACGATGTCCGGCAGTGATTGAAATGGCGCGTGAGTTGACAGTTCTGGGGCTCGAATCAAGCTGCGACGAAACGGCGGCTGCGATCGTGCGTCTCGACCGCGCGATTCTGGCCAATCGCGTCGCGGGTCAGGAGGAGGAGCACCGTCCCTACGGCGGCGTGGTGCCCGAGATCGCCGCCCGCGCCCATGCGGACAAGCTGGCCCCGCTGGTCCAGCAGGCCCTCGACGACGCCGGGCTGACGCTCGCCGACGTGGACGCCATCGCCGCTACCGCCGGGCCGGGGCTCATCGGCGGGGTGATGGTGGGCCTCGTCACCGGCAAGGCGCTGGCGCTGGCGGCGGGCAAGCCGCTCATCGCCGTCAACCATCTGGAAGGCCACGCCCTCTCCCCCCGCCTGGTCGCGGATGTGGACTTCCCCTACATGCTGCTGCTGGTCTCGGGCGGGCACTGCCAGCTCTTGGAAGTGCGCGGCATCGGCGACTACCGGCGGCTGGGCACCACCATCGACGACGCGGCGGGCGAGGCCTTCGACAAGGTAGCAAAGCTCCTGAAGCTGGGCTTTCCCGGCGGCCCTGCGGTAGAGCGCACGGCAAAGGCGGGCGATGCCCAACGCTTCCCCCTGCCCCGGCCGCTGAAGGGCACCGCCGAGCCGCACTTCTCCTTCGCCGGCCTCAAGACCGCCGTGCTGCGCGAAGTCGAAAAGCTGGGCGAGCCGACCGAGCAGGACAAGGCGGACCTTGCCGCTTCCTTCCAGGCGGCCGTTGTAGACTGCATCATCGACCGCACGAAAAAGGCGCTGGCGCTGGCTCCGCAGGTGACGGCACTTGTGGTGGGCGGGGGCGTTGCCGCCAACACCGCCATCCGCACCGCGCTGACGGAGCTTGCGGCTTCGCGCGGCCTGCCGTTCATTGCCCCGCCGCACTGGCTCTGCACCGACAACGCGGCCATGATCGCCTGGGCGGGGCTGGAGCGCTTGCAACTGGGGCTGACCGACAGCCTCGATGTGCCCGCACGGGCGCGCTGGCCGCTGGACCAGTCCGCCCCCAAGGCGCCGGGCGCGGGCGTCAAGGCATAGAACCACAACAAACCACGGGAGCAGGCATGACGGCGATCGAGACCATCGGCATTGTGGGCGCGGGCGCGTGGGGCACGGCGCTGGCGCAGGTGGCCGCCAAGGCCGGGCGCAACGTGATCCTCTGGGCGCGCGAGCCGGAGGTTGTCGGAGCCATCAACACCGCCCACGAAAACACCGCCTTCCTGAAGGGCGTGGCGCTGGAGCCCGCCATCCGCGCCACCAACACGCTTGCCGATCTGGCGCAGGTGGACGCGCTGTTCCTCGTCACCCCTGCTCAGTTCCTACGCGCAACGCTCGCCCAGCTCGGCGGCCTCCTGCCAAAGACCGCCCCGCTCGTGCTCTGCTCCAAGGGCATCGAACAGGGCACCGGCCTCCTGATGACTGAAGTGTGCAACGCCGTGGCGGGCGAGCACCCGCTCGCCGTGCTTTCGGGGCCCACTTTTGCTGCCGAAGTCGCCCGCGGCCTGCCCACCGCCATCACGCTCGCCTGCGAGGACGAAGACCTCGGCACCCTGCTCACCGACGCCATCGGCCTGCCCACCTTCCGCCCCTACTGGTCGCCGGACCTCATCGGCGCGGAAGTGGGCGGCGCGGTCAAAAACGTGCTCGCCATCGCCTGCGGCATCGCCGAAGGCCGCCAGCTGGGCGAAAACGCCCGCGCCGCCCTTATCACCCGCGGCTTTGCCGAAATGCTGCGCTTCGGTGCCGCCAAGGGCGCAAACGCCGAAACCCTCTCCGGCCTGTGCGGGCTCGGCGACCTCATCCTCACCTGCTCCTCCACCCAATCCCGCAACATGAGCCTCGGGCAAGCCATCGGTCAGGGCCGCCGGATGCAGGACATCCTCGCCGAACGCAAAACCGTCGCCGAAGGCGCCTACACCGCCCCCGTGCTGCAGGACGCCGCGCAAAAGCTGGGCGTTGAAATGCCCATCACCGATGCCGTCGTGCAGCTGCTCTATCACGACGCCAACGTGGACGAAGTGATCGGCGCGCTGCTCAACCGGCCCTTCCGGGCGGAGTGATTTTTCTTTCTTGCAGAGGGCCCCGTGCGCGGAGGCGCACAAACTATAGGCTCCTCTGCACTCCCTTTCGTTTTCCAGGCCGCGTTTCCAGTGCATGATGGAAACGCGGTCGTTTAATTCGGATTTCATAGGGCCCCGCCCGGCATGAAGGGCGGGGCCCGATAAACGAATGGGGGTGTGGGGGTTAAGACCCCCACGATAAACAAAGGCAGGGAAAGCACAGCCGCGTATGCGCAAGCAGATCAGCCGGGTTGCAAGCTGGACGATGGTGAGCCGTATCGCCGGTTTTGTGCGGGACATCATCATGGCGGCGGTGCTGGGTGCGGGCCCCGTTGCCGATGCGTTTCTGGTGGCGTTTCGCCTGCCCAACCATTTCCGCGCGATTTTCGCCGAAGGGGCGGTAACGACGGCCTATGTGCCTGCCTATGCGCGCGTGCGGGCGCAGGAGGGGGCGGAGGCGGCGCGCAGGTTTGCGGATTCGGTGTTCGGCTGGCAGCTGGTGGCGCAAGGCCTGCTGCTGGGGGCGGCGCTGATTGCAACGCCGTGGCTGATTACCCTCTTGGCCCCCGGCTTTGTGGATGACCCGGCGAAATTCGCGCTGGCCGGGGAGCTGACGCGGATCACGTTTCCGTCCCTGCTCCTGATTTCGTGCATGACGCTGCTTTCGGGCAGCCTCAACGCGGTGGAGAAGTTCGCGGCGGCGGCGGCCGCGCCGGTGCTGATGAACCTGTGCATGATCGCAGGGTTGCTCGCGTGGCGCTGGTTCCCCACGGTGGGCCATGCGGCGGCGTGGGGCGTGCTGGCCTCGGGCCTTGCCCAGTTCTTGCTGGTGTGGTGGGCGGCCAGACGAGCGGGCGTCGGCCCGCGCCTTGCCCGCCCCCGGCTGGACGAGGACACGCGCCGCTTCTTCCGCGCGCTGGGGCCTGCGGTCATCGGCTCCATGGGCGTGCAGGTGGCGATGTTCGCGGACACCATCATCGCCAGCTTCCTGTCGGACGGTGCGCTGGCGGCGCTCTACTATGCGGACCGCATCAACCAGCTGCCCATCGGCGTCATCGGCATCGCGGCGGGCACGGTGGTGCTGCCGCAGATGTCGAAGAAGCTGGCGGAAGGGGACGAGGCGGGCGCACGGGCCGCGCAGAACCGGGCGATGGAGTTCACGCTGCTCTTGGCCGCGCCGTGCGTCGTCGCCTTCCTGATGATCCCCGACCTCATCATGACCGCCTTGTTCCAGCGCGGAAAATTCGATGCCATGGCCGCCGCCGCCGCGGGCGGCACGCTGGCGGCCTATGCGGTGGGGCTGGTGGCGTTCGTGCTCATCCGCAGCGCGGTCGCCAGCTTCTATGCGCGGGGGGGACACCAAAACGCCCCTCTATGCCTCGCTCACCGGCATTGCCGCCAACGTGGCGCTGAAGGTGGCGCTGATGGGACCGCTGGCGCAGGTGGGGCTGGCGCTGGCCACGTCCGTCGGCGCGTGGATCAACGTGGGGCTGGTGATTTTCCTTGCTCGCCGCAAGGGCTACTTCGCACTGGATGCCCGGTTCAAGCGCAGCGCCGGCATCGTTGCGCTCGCCGCGCTCGGCCTTGGCCTCGTGCTGTGGGCAGGCAACACGTGGCTGCCCCGCCTGATGCTGCACCTGCCCGCCTTCCGGGCGGAAGCGATGCTCGCCATCATGGCCGTGGCGGGCGGCGCGGTTTACGGCGGCGTGGTC from Pedomonas mirosovicensis includes these protein-coding regions:
- a CDS encoding metal-dependent hydrolase family protein — protein: MGKLPLFATALVATAALLPQVAQAEVTLVRAGRVIVDANKPALGPSTIAVRDGRIVKVASGNPDVRALVPDLKPDEPVKEIDLSSKTVLPGLIDAHVHLSGDPGTPWWKEAVNSDEYATAVGTKNALVTVRAGFTTVRDLGSGKNVGFALRDAVRDGVIVGPRILSSGPAISIIGGHGDVSGFRREVVEALSAGNTCTGAVQCAARVREASRAGADVIKITATGGVLSQQARGLGQHFTNEELEAIMDTAHSLGLKVAAHAHGAKGIETAARAGVDSIEHGTFVDDAGLKVMKEKGTYMVPTLMAFTGISERLGKGVYTPQVEEKIRQTLKVRGKQIAAAKHEGVPIAFGTDSAVYEHGRNGEEFGLMVQYGGLTPREALASATTSAAKLLGLESEIGTLEPGKSADIIAVDGDPLTNVRVLEKVQFVMASGRVVPMQ
- a CDS encoding flavin reductase family protein codes for the protein MTKAKQPFPVSEVRRYLEPGPIVLVSSRWQGRDNIMTMGWHTVLEFTPSLVGCMISSGNHSFQMIRNSRQCVINLPTTALTDTVVGIGNCSGSSTDKFAAFSLTPEEAEEVDAPLIRECHASFECRLHDDAMVDRYNFFIFEVVKAHVAPLPQDARDPALHGRWPVHGLRQDHQPQIAVPAGPAVRRRMPGPRLRARGPSCKKKTSQWQLYFACLLRRGAGGCSLA
- a CDS encoding COG4223 family protein codes for the protein MSENNGTTKASATGGPETARTGAGDAWTSARAEAIRRQSMSDQPRRGGSGWPWAITGIAIAFAAGLLANPWFEAEVRSHLPEPLRRFGTAETGSATGASGEQLARLEARLAALESRPAGASADLQPLYDRLAQLEARPGALPAEGAAPAVPADASLSQRVANLEARLATLDQTVTTASAQAQTLQNAHAQLDSRLTQFTAETKAQLDSLQAQGTQARTLVLVAAIRRALDNGQPIGGAVGILSQSLGSDNANVTALQAVAEGAPTLRQLRQRLASQKPTLLARAAPAASTGPWYERIGESLKSLVQVRRADQPAAAVPGDVASQLDTMDRRLAQGDLSGALAVSEALPQAVRGQMEPLLRDMRALVAARQALSRIEAAALAG
- a CDS encoding uroporphyrinogen-III synthase — translated: MARVLVTRPRVDAERLAARLEAAGHEAIVSPLLDVEPVAWDLPEAAYDAVLFTSRQAPPAVAGRAAALARVPVFPIGPGTHAACVDAGFGDVRPHAEGDLDGILASLIASGARTVLWLSGEQVSRDPAPVLAQHGISVLRRIVYRAQLAGRFTPEAEAALAANRIDWALLLSPRTATRFVELYDAVQGADPASLSLGCISDQVAARVAGKPWRAVAVAEQPTEASLLAATLALCHKQALPDPEGER
- the hemC gene encoding hydroxymethylbilane synthase, encoding MTPKSKLVIGTRGSPLALAQAHMVQAGVAQHLGWPVEAIEVAIFKTSGDRIQDKPLSEFGGKGLFTKELDEALLDGRIDLAVHSMKDVPTRLPGEMVLAAILPREDVRDRLIAPSAKSVDDLPHGARIGTSSLRRGAQMKLLRPDFVIVPFRGNVQTRLDKLARGEADATLLAAAGLRRLDMDHVGAAIPTEQMLPAPAQAAIGVTVRTEDDFTRNAVGALNHADTALAVAAERAFLARLDGSCRTPIAALATLEADGAVLLRGQILSPDGAHHVEGQSRGRPEEAAAMATDLAEALIGQGGLAIKALFG
- the tsaD gene encoding tRNA (adenosine(37)-N6)-threonylcarbamoyltransferase complex transferase subunit TsaD — encoded protein: MARELTVLGLESSCDETAAAIVRLDRAILANRVAGQEEEHRPYGGVVPEIAARAHADKLAPLVQQALDDAGLTLADVDAIAATAGPGLIGGVMVGLVTGKALALAAGKPLIAVNHLEGHALSPRLVADVDFPYMLLLVSGGHCQLLEVRGIGDYRRLGTTIDDAAGEAFDKVAKLLKLGFPGGPAVERTAKAGDAQRFPLPRPLKGTAEPHFSFAGLKTAVLREVEKLGEPTEQDKADLAASFQAAVVDCIIDRTKKALALAPQVTALVVGGGVAANTAIRTALTELAASRGLPFIAPPHWLCTDNAAMIAWAGLERLQLGLTDSLDVPARARWPLDQSAPKAPGAGVKA
- a CDS encoding NAD(P)H-dependent glycerol-3-phosphate dehydrogenase → MTAIETIGIVGAGAWGTALAQVAAKAGRNVILWAREPEVVGAINTAHENTAFLKGVALEPAIRATNTLADLAQVDALFLVTPAQFLRATLAQLGGLLPKTAPLVLCSKGIEQGTGLLMTEVCNAVAGEHPLAVLSGPTFAAEVARGLPTAITLACEDEDLGTLLTDAIGLPTFRPYWSPDLIGAEVGGAVKNVLAIACGIAEGRQLGENARAALITRGFAEMLRFGAAKGANAETLSGLCGLGDLILTCSSTQSRNMSLGQAIGQGRRMQDILAERKTVAEGAYTAPVLQDAAQKLGVEMPITDAVVQLLYHDANVDEVIGALLNRPFRAE
- a CDS encoding lipid II flippase MurJ; protein product: MRGGDTKTPLYASLTGIAANVALKVALMGPLAQVGLALATSVGAWINVGLVIFLARRKGYFALDARFKRSAGIVALAALGLGLVLWAGNTWLPRLMLHLPAFRAEAMLAIMAVAGGAVYGGVVWLGLKARRRAA